The window CCGGAGCGGCGGTTGGCGGTAGCCGGGAACTTTAGTGCCGAGTCCTCTCGCCGCCGCTCCGGGGCAAAGACGGCGTACTTCTTGCCAAGTGCCGAATGCAGGGTCGGGTGCCAAGTAACCCCCTCTTCCCGCCGTGGTCGCCGTGGCCCGCCGTGTTCGCCGTGTGAACCTCTGTCGTTGTGCCCGCCACACCCGCTGTGCCCGCCGTGCGACCGTGTGACCGACGCCCGGCATCTGTTTTCCAACTTGAAATTCGTAAGGCGCCGCCTGAGCCTTGCGCCGACCTATGTCGATCCAAGCTAGCCTCGAAGAATCGATACGCGCCATCCGGATGATCACCGGCTTGGAGGCCGAAGTGCAACGTGCGGCTGACCGGTTGCGGACCGCTCTGTTGAGCGGCCATAAGGTTCTGACCTGCGGCAACGGCGGCAGCGCCGCCGACAGCTCCCATCTTGCCACGGAGATCGCGTGCAGGTTCATTCAGGATCGCCGTCCGTTTCCGGCGATCAGCCTGAGCGCGGAAGGCGGGTTATTAACGGCAACCGGAAACGATTATTCGTTTGACGAAGTGTTCGCCCGCCAGGTGATGGCCTACGGGCGGCCCGGCGACGTACTGGTAGCCCTCTCCACCAGCGGGCGGTCTCCGAACGTGGTACGGGCGTTGGAACAGGCGCGAGCCCAGGGGGTCTCAAGTATCGTCCTCCTGGGGCGCGACGGGGGTCGCTGCCGTGGCCTGGGTGAGATCGAACTCCTGGTTCCGCACGACACGACCGCCAGAATCCAGGAAGCGCACAAAGTGATCATTCACCTTCTCTGCGAACTCATCGAACCCGACCTTCAGAAAGCGAGTTAACCCGCTGACGGCATGGGCTCGGGCAAACCTGCCGGAATCGCTCCCGGACACTGCGTTGTGACCGTCACCCGTGATTCCGATTTGCCGCGGTGAATGCCGGAGCGCAGGCATGCCGGGCCTGCATCCCGGGAATGCGGTCAATCCAAGCATGAGCGTTTTGAGTACCCTCCTGACCGTGATGAGCCTGGTATTCGGGGCTTTCATCGGCTCGTTCCTTGGCTGCGTAGTTTACCGGTTGCCGCGCGGCATCTCGCTGGTCCGGCCCGCGCGCTCCTTTTGTCCCGGCTGCCGGCGAACGATTCCCTGGTACCGGAATGTCCCGGTGTTCGGATGGCTGTTTCTGCGCGGCCGCTGTCCGGACTGCGGGGCAAGGATCAGCTTGCGGTACCCGTTGATCGAGGGAGCGACGGCGGTGCTTTTCTGGCTGGCGGCGGCAACGTTTCCACCGGCGCAAGCCGTGGTTTTCTGGCTGTTTTTTGCGCTCCTGCTGGCTGCGGCCTTTATCGATGTCGAACACCTGATCATCCCGGATCGTTTGACGTTTCCGGGAACGGCGCTCGGCATTGCGTGCAGCGCCCTGGTACCGGCCCTGCATGGGGCCGCGACCTGGACCGGAGGCATCACGGCGGCGCTGGCCGGCGCGGCGGTCGGATACGGTATCCTGTATGCAATCAGCTATTTCGGTAAGCTCGCGTTCGGCAGGTTCAACGTGATCTCGCCCGAACCGATCGAGTTCCGGTTCCAGACGTCTGCCGAGGGCGGCCGTGAGTTCGTGTTTGCCGAAGAAGTGTGCCCGTGGGACGAGCTGTTCTTCCGGAAAAAGGACCGGATTCGGATCGAGGCGCTGACCCTTGTCATAAACCAGTCGCCGAGCGATGCCCGGGAGGTGGTGGTCACGCGGGATTCGCTGGCCGTCGGTGGCCGCACGATCCCGCTTTCGGAGATAACCGATTTTGCCGGCACCACGAAAAAGGCCCAGTTTCCGCGCGAAGCAATGGGGCTTGGGGACGTGAAACTCATGGCGGTAATCGGCGCATTCCTCGGGTGGCCCGGCGTGGTCTTCAGCATTGCCGCGGCATCCCTGCTCGGCACCATGATCGGCGCCTCTTTACTGTTGCTGCGCCGGTCCCGGAACACCCAGATTCCTTTCGGGCCATACCTCGCGCTTGGGGCAATCACCTGGAGCCTGACCGGCCCGCGAATCGCAGGCTGGTACCTGATGCTGGTGACGGGTAACGGGTAACGGGTAACGGGTAACGGGTAGCGGGTAGCGGGTAGCGGTCACACCACGGTCACAGCGGGGAAGGATCACACGGCGCCGCGGCGGAACACGGCGACCACGGCGACCACGGCGGGAAGAGGAAAAGGTTCGGAGTTCGGGGTTCGGGGTTCGGAGCGGCAGAGAATGCCACAAATGACACCGGGTGTCGGGTAAAAGAGACGCTATGCCCGTCGTGTGACCGTGTGCCCCTGATCTGTGTAATCTGCGTAATCTGTGGATGTATCTCTCTTTTCTGCGTGCCTCTGCGTGTTCTGCGGATAATTCCGTCTTTTCGCCGTGGTCGCCGTGTTCCGCCGTGGCGCCGTGTGATCCTCCTCACCGTGGCCGCCGTGTGAGCAGCTCGCGCGCGTGTTCCAGGGCGAGCTTCGATCTTCCGCCGAGCATGCGGGCGATTTCCTGGATGCGCTCCTCCCCCGTCACCGGCCGCAGCGTGGTGCGGGTGCGCCCGTCGATGATGTCCTTGCTCACGCAGAAGTGGGTGGCGGCGGCGGACGCAACCTGGGGCATGTGGGTGATGGCCAGCACCTGGCGCGATTCGGCAATGGCGCGCATTTTCGCGCCGACCGCGTTGGCAACTTCGCCACCGACGTTGGCGTCAATTTCATCGAAAACCAGAAGCCCGATGAGGTCTTCAGCCGCCAACGCCGTTTTGATTGCCAGCATCACCCGGGAAATCTCGCCGCTCGACGCGATGGCCCGCAACGGCTTGGGCGCTTCCCCGGGATTCGGCGCAAAGAGGAACTCGACCATGTCAAAGCCGTAGGGAGCAAGTTCCTCCGGCGTTTCGAGGTGCACTTCGAAGTGCGACTGTTTGAAGCCTAGTTCGGTCAGGTGACGCTGAACGGTAGGGGCGAGCTTCGCCGCGGCGGCGCGCCGTCTTTCAGACAACTGCTTGGCCCAGAGGATTGCTTTCTGGCGCTGAGCCGCCAGTTTTACCTCCAATTCCTGCCGGATCTCGTCCCGCCGGTCGAAACGTGCTAGCCTGCCGCCGAGCTCTTCGCGCAGGCCGATGAGATCGTCCTCGTTGCCGTGGTACTTGCGCTGCAGCGACTGGAGCAGGTTCAGCCGCGACTCCATTTCGTGGAGCGCTTCCGGGTCAATCTCGACGCGCCTTTGATAATCCGACACCGCCCGTTCGAGCTCCTCGATTTCGACGGCAGCCGCCTCGTACTGGTTCACAAAGGGTGCGGTCGCCGGATCGAGCCGTTCCAGTTCACGGAGCTGCCGTGCGATCTCGCCCAGCCGGTTCAAAATCGAATCGTCGGCCTGGCTCAACCCTTCACTGACGGCGGCCGTGAGCTCCAGGATGCGGCGGGCGTTTGCCGCGACGTTGTAGCGGTTCTGCAGTTCGGCAAGTTCGCCGGCGCGCAGTTCGGCAATGGTAAGTTCCTGGTGCTGGAACCGCCACAGGGCCAGGTTCTGGTCGGAAGTTTCGCTCGCCAGCGTCTCGAGCTCTTCCCGCAACCGGGTGAACTCGGAAAATTCCGCGCCGAACCGCTGCAAAAGCTCATCGGCATCCGCGTAAGCGTCAATGATCGCGCGCTGCTGGTCGCGGGAGAAGAGCGACTGGTGATCGTGCGGGCCATGGAGATCAACGAGGCCCGCCCCGACTTCACGCAGGTTGGCGAGGGTCGTCTGGCTGCCGTTGATGAACTGGCGGTTGGTTCCGCTGCCGGTAAACACCCGCTTGAGCAGCAACTGTCCCTCTTCGCAGGGCTCAATTCCGTGCTCTTCCAAGAAGAGGTTGAGCTTCGAGGTGTCGCCGAGGTCAAAGGTCGCCTCGACCGAACACTGGTCGGCCCCGGTCCGGATCAGGGATTTGTCCGCGCGTTCACCCAGCACCAGGGTAAGCGCGCCGAGGATGATGGACTTGCCCGCGCCCGTCTCGCCGGTCACGACGTTGAAGCCTGGTTTAACGCTCCAGTCC is drawn from Verrucomicrobiota bacterium and contains these coding sequences:
- a CDS encoding SIS domain-containing protein, producing the protein MSIQASLEESIRAIRMITGLEAEVQRAADRLRTALLSGHKVLTCGNGGSAADSSHLATEIACRFIQDRRPFPAISLSAEGGLLTATGNDYSFDEVFARQVMAYGRPGDVLVALSTSGRSPNVVRALEQARAQGVSSIVLLGRDGGRCRGLGEIELLVPHDTTARIQEAHKVIIHLLCELIEPDLQKAS
- a CDS encoding prepilin peptidase, which gives rise to MSVLSTLLTVMSLVFGAFIGSFLGCVVYRLPRGISLVRPARSFCPGCRRTIPWYRNVPVFGWLFLRGRCPDCGARISLRYPLIEGATAVLFWLAAATFPPAQAVVFWLFFALLLAAAFIDVEHLIIPDRLTFPGTALGIACSALVPALHGAATWTGGITAALAGAAVGYGILYAISYFGKLAFGRFNVISPEPIEFRFQTSAEGGREFVFAEEVCPWDELFFRKKDRIRIEALTLVINQSPSDAREVVVTRDSLAVGGRTIPLSEITDFAGTTKKAQFPREAMGLGDVKLMAVIGAFLGWPGVVFSIAAASLLGTMIGASLLLLRRSRNTQIPFGPYLALGAITWSLTGPRIAGWYLMLVTGNG
- the recN gene encoding DNA repair protein RecN encodes the protein MPATLRSLRIRHLALVESLDWSVKPGFNVVTGETGAGKSIILGALTLVLGERADKSLIRTGADQCSVEATFDLGDTSKLNLFLEEHGIEPCEEGQLLLKRVFTGSGTNRQFINGSQTTLANLREVGAGLVDLHGPHDHQSLFSRDQQRAIIDAYADADELLQRFGAEFSEFTRLREELETLASETSDQNLALWRFQHQELTIAELRAGELAELQNRYNVAANARRILELTAAVSEGLSQADDSILNRLGEIARQLRELERLDPATAPFVNQYEAAAVEIEELERAVSDYQRRVEIDPEALHEMESRLNLLQSLQRKYHGNEDDLIGLREELGGRLARFDRRDEIRQELEVKLAAQRQKAILWAKQLSERRRAAAAKLAPTVQRHLTELGFKQSHFEVHLETPEELAPYGFDMVEFLFAPNPGEAPKPLRAIASSGEISRVMLAIKTALAAEDLIGLLVFDEIDANVGGEVANAVGAKMRAIAESRQVLAITHMPQVASAAATHFCVSKDIIDGRTRTTLRPVTGEERIQEIARMLGGRSKLALEHARELLTRRPR